Proteins from a single region of Hymenobacter aquaticus:
- a CDS encoding T9SS type A sorting domain-containing protein, producing MRNYYVRPLGIFLLCLLLSGAHATQGQARLKPAARQPLSDLLPARRGGQHPPAAAARTATAAQLPTRVMMYTWNPVDNAWDFPYLSSYTYDAAGRVTQTLSGDSIQGPGGVDRDQLTFDARGNLVEQLIQQRDTTSLPWTNWLRTTQVYDAHDTPTLVVDQVWTNNAWETYGGYRATNSYTPLGTLSEEVLETWQQGTYKPSVRKLYTTDAAGQWTSITGQQYRNGGWVNKDRISNLVWHDWAANQPASYAEQTWNGSAWETSSLTRATWLPNNSFQSWEQFQINGQWQDFSRKVVTYDELGNLLVDTWEQLDANGQWALERGDKTAVVYNLARTATLASFSERYEPVVSSYVKSEKRRYSGFVPLATRAKVVPGATVELYPNPAVTSVTVTVAAAAASVVPVQVLNSLGQVVRHGQARPQQGGLTATLDVAALPAGVYTVRLLLPEGPVMRQLIRR from the coding sequence ATGCGTAATTATTACGTCCGCCCTCTAGGTATATTCCTGCTGTGTCTGCTGCTCAGCGGGGCCCACGCCACTCAGGGCCAGGCCCGGCTGAAGCCCGCTGCTCGTCAGCCGCTGTCCGACCTGCTGCCGGCGCGCCGCGGCGGCCAGCACCCCCCAGCCGCCGCGGCCCGGACCGCCACGGCTGCCCAGCTGCCCACGCGGGTGATGATGTACACCTGGAACCCGGTCGACAACGCGTGGGATTTTCCTTACCTGTCTTCGTATACCTACGATGCGGCCGGGCGCGTAACCCAGACGCTGAGCGGCGACTCTATCCAGGGGCCGGGGGGCGTCGACCGGGACCAGCTTACCTTCGATGCCCGCGGCAACCTGGTGGAGCAGCTGATCCAGCAGCGGGACACGACGTCCCTGCCCTGGACCAACTGGCTGCGCACGACCCAGGTGTACGACGCGCACGATACGCCCACGCTGGTCGTAGACCAGGTGTGGACGAACAACGCCTGGGAAACCTACGGCGGCTACCGGGCCACCAACTCCTACACCCCACTGGGCACGTTGAGCGAAGAAGTGCTGGAAACCTGGCAGCAAGGCACCTACAAGCCCTCCGTGCGGAAGCTGTACACCACCGACGCCGCCGGGCAGTGGACGTCCATCACCGGCCAGCAGTACCGCAACGGTGGCTGGGTCAACAAGGACCGCATCAGCAACCTGGTGTGGCACGACTGGGCCGCCAACCAGCCCGCCAGCTACGCCGAGCAGACGTGGAACGGCAGCGCCTGGGAAACCTCGTCCTTGACCCGCGCCACGTGGCTGCCCAACAACTCGTTTCAGTCCTGGGAGCAGTTCCAGATAAACGGGCAGTGGCAGGACTTCAGCCGCAAGGTGGTGACCTACGACGAGTTGGGTAATCTGCTGGTGGACACCTGGGAGCAGCTGGACGCCAACGGCCAGTGGGCGCTGGAACGCGGGGATAAAACGGCCGTGGTGTATAACCTGGCCCGCACCGCGACGCTGGCCTCTTTCTCGGAGCGGTACGAGCCGGTGGTAAGTAGCTACGTGAAATCGGAAAAGCGCCGGTACTCCGGCTTCGTGCCACTGGCCACCCGCGCCAAAGTGGTTCCGGGGGCCACCGTCGAGCTGTATCCCAATCCGGCCGTTACCAGCGTGACGGTGACGGTGGCTGCCGCCGCCGCATCCGTCGTGCCGGTGCAGGTGCTCAACAGCCTGGGCCAGGTAGTGCGCCACGGCCAGGCGCGGCCGCAGCAGGGCGGGCTTACCGCCACGCTCGACGTAGCAGCGCTGCCCGCCGGAGTCTACACGGTGCGGCTGTTGCTGCCCGAAGGGCCGGTCATGCGCCAGCTGATCCGCCGCTAA
- a CDS encoding EamA family transporter, producing the protein MWIVFSLLAALSAAVVVTLSKIGVKNVEPSVAFAVQSVLIIIVAWGVVAYKGLLPTVAQIEGRTWGFLVAAGIITCLSSLFSFHALKLGQASQTSSFDKVSLVFAIILAVVFLKEKVTWQLVLGAVLMAGGAVLIAFSKPEAS; encoded by the coding sequence ATGTGGATTGTCTTTTCGTTGCTGGCGGCCCTATCGGCGGCCGTCGTGGTTACCCTGTCCAAAATCGGCGTTAAAAACGTGGAGCCCAGCGTGGCCTTCGCCGTGCAGTCGGTGCTCATCATCATCGTGGCCTGGGGCGTGGTGGCCTACAAGGGCCTCTTGCCTACCGTGGCCCAGATTGAGGGCCGCACCTGGGGCTTCCTGGTGGCGGCCGGCATCATCACCTGCCTGTCGTCGCTGTTTTCCTTCCACGCCCTGAAACTGGGCCAGGCCTCCCAAACCTCATCGTTCGACAAAGTCTCGTTGGTGTTTGCCATCATCCTGGCCGTGGTGTTTCTCAAGGAGAAAGTCACCTGGCAGCTCGTGCTGGGCGCGGTCCTGATGGCCGGCGGCGCCGTGCTCATCGCCTTTTCCAAACCCGAAGCGAGCTAG
- a CDS encoding lipase family protein produces the protein MSIPATPTTPANLDSIDPALTLLLAGASMAAYNAFNTGTFTTPANYSFLASFQGWDGIIGSLGRAENYGLIFQSTLPGTSQLLIAFRGTSSRLDIFEDAFFDKNTFAPYANAQNLPGPVRVEAGFYDVYAHGGTMPKSMQQTLFEVLEQINPAELLVTGHSLGAALSQLFSLDVAVSRPDIKVTNLNFSSPRVGDASWGQACATLGVSATVTRVVNYYDSVPHYPLQDLGYVAVGDQFQTAFCAYHALEDNPLSNHSLANLQTVLTHALPLTPPEWVGGTFVDAELGIWMQSLAVPGLDRAQWLAQLQALHAQAQATPRPALPAYVRRHGAGKVVLQPAAK, from the coding sequence ATGTCCATCCCCGCTACCCCCACCACGCCCGCCAACCTCGACTCCATCGACCCCGCCCTGACTCTGCTGCTGGCAGGGGCGTCGATGGCGGCCTACAACGCGTTTAACACGGGCACCTTCACCACGCCCGCCAACTACAGCTTCCTGGCCAGCTTCCAGGGCTGGGACGGCATCATCGGCTCCCTGGGCCGGGCCGAAAACTACGGCCTGATCTTCCAGTCGACCCTGCCGGGCACCAGCCAGCTGCTGATTGCCTTCCGGGGCACCTCGTCGCGGCTGGATATTTTCGAGGACGCCTTCTTCGACAAGAACACCTTCGCGCCCTACGCCAACGCCCAGAACCTGCCCGGGCCGGTGCGGGTCGAGGCGGGCTTCTACGACGTGTACGCCCACGGGGGCACCATGCCCAAATCCATGCAGCAAACCCTGTTTGAGGTGTTGGAACAAATTAATCCCGCCGAGCTGCTCGTGACCGGCCACAGCCTGGGCGCGGCCCTGAGCCAGCTGTTCTCGCTGGACGTGGCCGTGTCGCGCCCCGACATCAAGGTCACCAACCTCAACTTTTCCAGCCCCCGGGTGGGCGATGCCTCCTGGGGCCAGGCCTGCGCCACCCTGGGCGTGAGTGCCACCGTGACCCGCGTGGTGAACTACTACGACAGCGTGCCGCACTACCCGCTGCAAGACCTGGGCTACGTGGCCGTGGGCGACCAGTTCCAGACGGCCTTCTGCGCCTACCACGCCCTGGAAGACAACCCGCTGTCGAACCACAGCCTGGCCAACCTGCAAACCGTGCTGACCCATGCCCTGCCCCTCACGCCCCCGGAGTGGGTGGGCGGCACCTTCGTGGATGCCGAGTTGGGCATCTGGATGCAGAGCCTGGCCGTGCCCGGCCTCGACCGGGCCCAGTGGCTGGCCCAGCTGCAAGCCCTGCACGCCCAGGCCCAGGCCACGCCGCGGCCGGCCCTGCCCGCCTATGTGCGCCGCCACGGCGCCGGCAAGGTGGTGTTGCAGCCGGCGGCCAAGTAG
- a CDS encoding carbonic anhydrase translates to MKASDNAASSSSMNEILQNNRKWVDDKKAADPEYFHNLAKGQKPRYLFIGCSDSRVPASAITGTGPGEMFVHRNIANLVVHSDMNLLAVLQYAVEVLEVKDIMVVGHYGCGGVAAAASNKQYGLIDNWLTHIKDVVRLHETEFLRITDKEQQLRRLVEMNVIEQVRNLAKTNIIQNALQRPNPPRLHGLVYDIHDGLLKDLNVETDTINEFMHIYGVEAVEHAEEAAEAAQDGKVAEPAAESKPASKAKKTEEEPALHKVS, encoded by the coding sequence ATGAAAGCTTCCGATAATGCCGCTTCATCGTCGTCGATGAACGAGATTCTGCAAAACAACCGCAAGTGGGTCGACGATAAGAAAGCTGCCGACCCCGAGTACTTCCACAACCTGGCCAAGGGGCAGAAGCCGCGCTACCTGTTCATCGGCTGCTCCGACTCGCGGGTGCCCGCCAGCGCCATCACCGGCACCGGTCCCGGCGAGATGTTCGTGCACCGCAACATCGCCAACCTGGTCGTGCACTCCGACATGAACCTGCTGGCCGTGCTGCAATACGCCGTGGAAGTGCTGGAAGTGAAGGACATCATGGTCGTGGGCCACTACGGCTGCGGCGGCGTGGCGGCGGCGGCTTCCAACAAACAGTACGGCCTGATCGACAACTGGCTGACCCACATCAAAGACGTGGTGCGCCTGCACGAAACCGAGTTTCTGCGCATTACCGATAAAGAGCAGCAGCTGCGCCGCCTCGTGGAGATGAACGTCATTGAGCAGGTGCGCAACCTGGCCAAGACCAACATCATTCAAAATGCCCTGCAGCGGCCCAACCCGCCGCGCCTGCACGGCCTGGTGTACGACATCCACGACGGCCTGCTGAAAGACCTGAACGTGGAAACCGACACCATCAACGAATTCATGCACATCTACGGCGTCGAGGCCGTGGAGCACGCCGAGGAGGCCGCCGAAGCCGCCCAGGATGGCAAAGTGGCCGAACCGGCGGCCGAAAGCAAACCGGCTTCCAAAGCCAAAAAAACCGAGGAGGAACCCGCGCTGCACAAGGTCAGCTAA
- a CDS encoding type IA DNA topoisomerase, with protein MIVCIAEKPSVAREIAQVLGASRKMDGYFEGNGYQVTWTFGHFCQLREPEDYRPEWKRWSIHDLPMVPDNFGIKLMRRDDGVVRQFNVIKNLLAAAEEVINCGDAGQEGEVIQRWVLMEAKYRKPFKRLWISSLTEDAIRQGFANLRDGAEFDNLYQAGKSRAAGDWLLGLNATRLFTLKYAAGQKQVLSIGRVQTPTLALLVDRYHEIQNFRPEPYWVLRTEYRGTMFSHVALVKKGKDDDEPDEKARLKARGYFVSQEEADAAMAAVKDAPLTVTGVEIKKALESPPSLFDLTSLQVQCNNQLGLSAEDTLKTVQALYEKKVVSYPRVDTTFLPDDQYPKIAGIMQGLGAYHSLTQPLLAAKIKKSTKVFNNNKVTDHHAIIPTGASAGGLGGTEHSVYDIIVRRFLAAFYPDCEVSNTTVTAEAAQHPFRVRGRQILNPGWRVVYGDPTQQQAPSTAKPGEGDDDVVSTVLPSFEKGESGPHKPRLDQKQTQPPRDYTEAMLLRGMETAGRNVDDEELRQAMKENGIGRPSTRAAIIETLFKRGYIRRDKKKIVPTPTGVELIGLIRNPTLKSAELTGQWERKLRQIESGNLDSGLFLDELKMLVREMVQEVKQDGSRRSITVAGAGISAATPAAVLPIKPAAATPAVPGSLGACPACKAGHILKGKTAFGCSRFRENCQFRLPAQFEGKNLTDKQVSALLAKGRTPVIKGYVDEMGQKFDAAVRLTPQHGLELVRAAESKPTTPVDPGVIPCPVCKLGTMLRGKAAWGCSRFREDCQFRAPFEWGGKTLTETQMNQLLRKGKTGVIRGFVSTKTGNRYEAALQVNGEGRIEPVFDNK; from the coding sequence GTGATTGTTTGTATTGCCGAAAAGCCCAGCGTAGCCCGTGAAATTGCCCAGGTATTGGGTGCCAGCCGCAAGATGGACGGCTACTTCGAGGGCAACGGCTACCAGGTGACCTGGACGTTTGGGCACTTCTGCCAGCTGCGCGAGCCCGAGGACTACCGCCCCGAGTGGAAGCGCTGGAGCATCCACGACCTGCCCATGGTGCCCGACAACTTCGGCATCAAGCTCATGCGCCGCGACGACGGGGTAGTGCGCCAGTTCAACGTTATCAAAAACCTGCTGGCCGCCGCCGAGGAAGTCATCAACTGCGGCGACGCGGGCCAGGAAGGGGAGGTGATTCAGCGCTGGGTGCTGATGGAAGCCAAGTACCGCAAGCCCTTCAAGCGCCTCTGGATTTCGTCCTTGACCGAGGATGCCATCCGCCAGGGCTTCGCCAACCTGCGCGACGGGGCCGAGTTCGACAACCTCTACCAGGCCGGCAAAAGCCGGGCCGCCGGCGACTGGCTGCTGGGCCTGAACGCCACCCGGCTGTTCACGCTCAAGTACGCCGCCGGCCAGAAGCAGGTGCTCAGCATCGGACGGGTGCAGACGCCCACGCTGGCCTTGCTGGTGGACCGCTACCACGAAATTCAGAACTTCCGGCCCGAGCCCTACTGGGTGCTGCGCACCGAGTACCGGGGCACCATGTTCAGCCACGTAGCCTTGGTCAAAAAGGGCAAGGACGACGACGAGCCCGACGAAAAGGCCCGCCTGAAAGCCCGGGGCTACTTCGTGAGTCAGGAAGAAGCCGACGCGGCTATGGCTGCCGTGAAAGACGCGCCCCTGACCGTGACGGGCGTCGAAATCAAGAAGGCCCTGGAGTCGCCGCCTTCGTTGTTTGATTTGACCTCGTTGCAGGTGCAGTGCAACAACCAGCTGGGCCTCTCGGCCGAGGATACGCTCAAGACCGTGCAGGCGCTCTACGAGAAGAAAGTAGTGAGCTACCCCCGCGTCGACACCACCTTCCTACCCGACGACCAGTACCCCAAGATTGCCGGCATCATGCAGGGTCTGGGGGCGTATCATAGCCTTACCCAGCCGCTGCTGGCCGCCAAGATTAAGAAGAGCACCAAGGTCTTCAACAACAACAAAGTCACCGACCACCACGCCATTATCCCGACCGGGGCCAGCGCGGGTGGCCTGGGCGGCACCGAGCACAGCGTCTACGACATCATCGTGCGCCGCTTCCTGGCCGCGTTTTACCCCGACTGCGAAGTCTCGAACACGACCGTGACGGCCGAGGCGGCCCAGCACCCGTTCCGCGTCCGGGGCCGGCAGATTCTCAACCCCGGCTGGCGCGTGGTCTACGGTGACCCGACCCAGCAGCAGGCTCCCAGCACCGCCAAGCCCGGCGAAGGCGACGACGACGTGGTGAGCACCGTGCTGCCCTCGTTCGAGAAGGGCGAGAGTGGCCCCCACAAGCCCCGCCTCGACCAGAAGCAGACCCAGCCCCCGCGCGACTATACCGAGGCCATGCTGCTGCGCGGCATGGAAACCGCCGGCCGCAACGTGGACGACGAGGAGCTGCGCCAGGCCATGAAGGAAAACGGCATCGGCCGCCCTTCCACCCGCGCCGCCATCATCGAAACCCTGTTCAAGCGCGGCTACATCCGCCGCGACAAAAAGAAAATCGTGCCCACGCCCACCGGCGTCGAGCTAATTGGCCTGATCCGCAACCCCACGCTGAAGTCGGCCGAGCTGACGGGGCAGTGGGAGCGGAAGCTGCGCCAGATTGAGTCGGGCAACCTCGACTCGGGCCTGTTCCTGGACGAGCTCAAGATGCTGGTGCGCGAGATGGTGCAGGAAGTCAAGCAGGACGGTTCCCGCCGCTCCATCACGGTAGCCGGGGCCGGCATTTCGGCCGCGACACCGGCGGCGGTGCTGCCCATTAAGCCGGCGGCGGCCACCCCGGCCGTGCCCGGTAGTCTGGGCGCTTGTCCGGCCTGTAAGGCGGGCCACATTCTGAAGGGCAAAACGGCGTTTGGCTGCTCCCGCTTCCGGGAGAACTGCCAGTTCCGGCTGCCCGCCCAGTTCGAGGGAAAGAACCTGACCGACAAGCAGGTTTCGGCCCTGCTCGCCAAGGGCCGCACGCCCGTCATCAAGGGCTACGTGGACGAAATGGGCCAGAAGTTCGACGCGGCCGTGCGCCTCACGCCCCAGCACGGGCTGGAGCTGGTGCGGGCCGCCGAAAGCAAGCCCACCACCCCCGTCGACCCCGGCGTCATTCCCTGCCCGGTGTGTAA
- a CDS encoding SulP family inorganic anion transporter, whose translation MPKIAPAAAAAPVASPAPPSANYLKSLAKDAPSGLVVFLVALPLCLGISLASGAPLLSGIITGIVGGVLVSWLSGSQLSVSGPAAGLTAIMVSAISTLGTFEAVLAATVVAGLVQLALGFLKAGIIGMYFPSSVIKGMLAAIGLILILKQIPHFLGADTDYFEDMSFLQFNGQNTFSAIAAAGEAISWGSALIGVISLLVLMAWESKPVRSNAALKLVPGALIVVVLSILLNLLLSSLAPELQVRPEHLVKLPQISSFGDLTRELRLPDWSALTRGSTYVVAFTIAIVASIETLLSVEAVDKLDPHKRHTPQNRELKAQGIGNLVSGLLGGLPLTAVIVRSSANINAGGQTKMSAFIHGLLLLGSLLFLSSVLNLIPLSALAAVLLMVGFKLTKPALFRTQWRLGWDQFLPFFVTVVAILFTDLLKGVGVGLAVGIFYILKANLESAYYFHSEPTRDSRVLHLKLSEHVSFLNKASLVTTFERITPGTKLILDGTDSEVIDYDVLEAIENFRLTAAERDIELEIRGIRQVEALGH comes from the coding sequence ATGCCAAAAATTGCTCCCGCGGCCGCAGCTGCTCCTGTTGCTTCCCCGGCTCCGCCGTCGGCCAACTACCTCAAGTCGCTGGCCAAGGATGCGCCGTCCGGCCTGGTGGTGTTTCTGGTGGCTTTGCCGCTGTGCCTGGGTATTTCCCTGGCCTCGGGCGCCCCGCTGCTTTCGGGCATTATCACCGGCATCGTCGGGGGCGTGCTGGTGTCGTGGCTCAGCGGCTCGCAGCTGAGCGTGAGCGGTCCGGCCGCCGGCCTCACGGCCATTATGGTGTCGGCCATCAGCACCCTGGGCACGTTTGAGGCCGTGCTGGCCGCTACCGTCGTGGCCGGCCTGGTGCAGCTGGCCCTGGGCTTTCTGAAAGCCGGCATCATCGGCATGTACTTTCCCTCGTCGGTGATTAAAGGCATGCTGGCCGCCATTGGCCTGATCCTTATTCTGAAGCAGATACCCCACTTCCTCGGGGCCGATACCGACTACTTCGAGGACATGTCCTTCCTGCAGTTCAACGGGCAGAACACGTTCAGCGCCATTGCCGCCGCCGGCGAGGCCATCAGCTGGGGCTCGGCCCTGATTGGCGTCATCTCGCTGCTGGTATTGATGGCTTGGGAAAGCAAGCCGGTAAGAAGCAATGCGGCTCTGAAGCTGGTGCCCGGCGCCCTGATCGTGGTGGTGCTGTCCATCCTGCTGAACCTGCTGCTGAGCAGCCTGGCCCCCGAGCTGCAAGTGCGCCCCGAGCACCTGGTGAAGCTGCCCCAGATTTCCTCGTTCGGCGACCTGACCCGCGAGCTGCGCCTGCCCGACTGGTCTGCCCTGACGCGCGGCAGCACCTACGTGGTGGCCTTCACCATTGCCATTGTGGCCTCCATCGAAACCCTGCTCAGCGTGGAAGCCGTCGATAAGCTCGACCCGCACAAGCGCCACACGCCCCAGAACCGCGAGCTGAAGGCCCAGGGCATCGGCAACCTGGTGAGCGGCCTGCTCGGCGGCCTGCCCCTGACGGCCGTTATCGTGCGCAGCTCAGCCAACATCAACGCCGGCGGCCAAACCAAGATGTCGGCCTTTATTCACGGCCTGCTGCTGCTGGGCAGCCTGCTGTTTCTATCCTCAGTACTAAACCTGATTCCGCTCTCGGCCCTGGCCGCGGTGCTGCTGATGGTGGGCTTCAAGCTCACCAAGCCGGCCCTGTTCCGCACGCAGTGGCGCCTGGGCTGGGACCAGTTCCTGCCGTTCTTCGTGACGGTGGTGGCCATCCTGTTCACCGACCTGCTCAAGGGCGTAGGCGTGGGCCTGGCCGTGGGCATATTCTACATCCTGAAAGCGAACCTCGAATCGGCGTATTACTTCCACAGCGAGCCAACCCGCGACTCGCGCGTGCTGCACCTAAAACTAAGTGAGCATGTTTCATTCCTGAATAAGGCTAGTCTCGTAACTACTTTTGAGCGTATTACGCCGGGCACCAAGCTGATCTTGGACGGCACCGACTCTGAAGTAATTGACTACGACGTGCTGGAAGCCATTGAGAATTTCCGCCTTACTGCCGCCGAGCGCGACATCGAGTTGGAAATCCGGGGCATCCGGCAGGTAGAAGCACTGGGCCACTAG
- a CDS encoding DUF3696 domain-containing protein, whose amino-acid sequence MLNSLRIQNFKSWRDTGDIQFGSITGFFGTNSSGKTSILQFLLMLKQTVESSDRAQVLNLGDERSYVELGTFHDIIYNHNSTETIKFTLSYTLPYPVEEDRIFGNHSGNAIHELGFFAKISNNEFITLDEFKYFSNDVSIGIMSTETSLSQDSTYVLVKNGTHKSPKNKIGSPTRFYGFPANILSNNMRYIWVPELSSLLENTFTNSYYLGPLREHPSRLYTWGGNKPGNIGNRGAGAVAAILASKNTKSTINIGTKESPITLEQHVAYWLKELGLIHSFEVRPIAPNRKEYEVRIKRTAESAEVFLTDVGFGVSQLLPVLVLLFYVPKGSTIILEQPEIHLHPAVQAGLADVFIDAIKRRNVQIILESHSEHLLQRLQRRLAEEALPTDQVKLYFTDFVGAASTLTPLDLDEYGNIRNWPPNFFGDSFADASAMMDAELKRREAAGEK is encoded by the coding sequence ATGCTTAACTCCCTGCGCATCCAAAATTTCAAGTCCTGGCGGGACACCGGCGACATTCAGTTCGGCAGTATCACCGGCTTCTTCGGCACCAACTCCTCGGGCAAAACCAGCATCCTGCAGTTTCTCTTAATGCTGAAGCAGACCGTGGAGTCGTCGGATAGAGCGCAGGTATTGAATTTGGGGGATGAGCGGTCTTATGTGGAGTTAGGAACATTTCACGATATTATTTATAATCATAACAGTACAGAAACTATAAAATTTACCTTGTCTTATACTTTACCATACCCTGTTGAAGAAGACAGAATATTTGGCAACCATTCAGGCAATGCTATTCACGAATTAGGATTCTTTGCAAAAATCAGCAATAACGAATTTATCACGCTTGATGAATTCAAGTATTTTTCGAATGACGTATCAATTGGCATTATGAGTACAGAAACTTCTTTAAGTCAGGACAGCACGTATGTTCTAGTCAAGAACGGCACGCATAAATCACCTAAAAATAAAATTGGGTCCCCTACAAGGTTTTATGGCTTTCCTGCTAACATTTTATCTAATAACATGCGTTACATATGGGTCCCGGAGTTATCTAGCTTACTCGAAAATACATTCACAAATTCATATTATCTAGGGCCATTACGAGAACATCCAAGTAGACTATACACATGGGGTGGAAATAAACCCGGAAATATAGGGAATAGAGGTGCTGGTGCTGTGGCGGCTATTCTTGCCTCTAAGAATACAAAATCAACAATTAATATAGGCACAAAAGAGTCACCTATCACACTTGAACAACACGTTGCCTACTGGCTAAAAGAACTCGGCCTTATCCATTCCTTCGAAGTCCGACCCATTGCACCCAACCGCAAAGAGTACGAAGTGCGCATTAAACGCACTGCTGAATCGGCGGAAGTATTCCTCACCGATGTAGGTTTCGGCGTCTCGCAGCTACTGCCAGTTCTCGTGCTGCTTTTCTACGTCCCAAAAGGCTCCACCATTATTTTAGAACAGCCCGAAATACACCTGCACCCGGCCGTGCAGGCCGGATTGGCCGACGTATTTATCGACGCCATTAAGCGGCGCAACGTGCAGATAATTCTGGAAAGCCACAGTGAACATTTATTGCAGCGGCTGCAACGGCGGCTGGCGGAAGAGGCCCTGCCCACGGACCAGGTGAAGCTGTATTTCACCGATTTCGTGGGGGCCGCTTCGACCCTTACGCCGCTGGATTTGGACGAGTACGGCAACATCCGCAACTGGCCCCCTAATTTCTTCGGCGACTCTTTTGCCGATGCTTCCGCCATGATGGATGCCGAACTAAAGCGCCGCGAAGCTGCGGGCGAGAAATAG
- a CDS encoding NAD(P)-dependent alcohol dehydrogenase: protein MKAIYFEHYGPADVLHYGEQPTPTPQADQILVRVHASSVNPIDWKVRAGSLKLITGQNFPKIPGRDVAGTVAAVGENVTRFQPGDRVYGMPDGVGGANAEYALLPEQAAAFVPEKLSFAEAAAVPLGALTALQALRDKGQLLSGDRVLINGASGGVGTFAVQLARLLGAGEITGVCGPDNAELVRGLGADRVLNHHEQDFTQELSRYDLIFDAVAKSSYLASKAALRRNGRYVTTAPEPRDLAAGALVSVFSTKKMSMLLASNYGPDMALISAWLQAGALRPIIAHTFPLAETAEAHRLSEAGRAAGKIVLTVSE, encoded by the coding sequence ATGAAAGCCATTTACTTCGAGCACTACGGCCCGGCCGACGTGCTGCACTACGGCGAGCAGCCGACTCCCACGCCCCAGGCCGACCAGATTCTGGTGCGCGTGCACGCCAGCAGCGTCAACCCCATCGACTGGAAAGTGCGCGCCGGCAGCCTCAAGCTGATTACCGGCCAGAATTTTCCCAAGATTCCGGGCCGCGACGTGGCCGGCACCGTGGCCGCCGTGGGCGAAAACGTGACCCGCTTCCAGCCCGGCGACCGGGTGTACGGCATGCCCGACGGGGTAGGCGGGGCCAACGCCGAATATGCCCTGCTGCCCGAGCAGGCCGCCGCCTTCGTTCCCGAAAAGCTCAGCTTCGCGGAAGCCGCCGCCGTGCCCCTGGGCGCGCTGACCGCCCTACAGGCCCTGCGCGACAAAGGCCAGCTGCTCTCCGGCGACCGGGTCCTGATCAACGGGGCCTCGGGCGGGGTGGGCACGTTTGCCGTGCAGCTGGCCCGGTTGCTGGGCGCGGGCGAGATAACCGGCGTGTGCGGCCCCGACAACGCCGAGCTGGTGCGGGGCCTGGGGGCCGACCGGGTGCTGAACCACCACGAGCAGGACTTCACCCAGGAGCTGAGCCGCTACGACCTGATCTTCGACGCCGTGGCCAAGAGCAGCTACCTGGCCAGCAAAGCCGCCCTGCGCCGCAACGGCCGCTACGTAACCACCGCCCCCGAGCCCAGAGACCTGGCGGCCGGAGCCCTGGTATCGGTATTCTCGACCAAGAAGATGAGCATGCTGCTGGCCTCCAACTACGGTCCCGACATGGCCCTGATTTCGGCCTGGCTGCAAGCCGGCGCCCTGCGTCCCATCATTGCCCACACCTTCCCGCTGGCCGAAACCGCCGAAGCCCACCGCCTCAGCGAAGCCGGCCGCGCCGCCGGCAAAATCGTGCTAACGGTGAGTGAGTGA